The Streptomyces sp. NBC_01275 genome has a segment encoding these proteins:
- a CDS encoding S1C family serine protease: MTESIRRSGEYENHENPYQAPYEGAQQHASAPVGSSPVGSSPVNPEWPPPPAYQPIAQQVQQPVQQQPVQQPVVEPTSVWPGQPQTAYASSADFSAGSSDGSSDGSGSGDGGTALLTAVAVEPAPKKKRTRGPLALLAAVAIVAAAIGGGTAYGIQELTGKDQVVSSSTTTSVVPSSKQGDVATIAAAVSPSVVEISATLSNGSSTGSGVIITSDGEIVTNNHVISGASSIKVTTSDGKSYTAKVVGTDSKKDLALIKLENASGLKAATLGNSDGVQVGDTVVAIGSPEGLTGTVTSGIVSALDRDVTVSTDESQSQSQSQGSEGGDGSWPFQFGGQQFNGDTGTSTTTYKALQTDASLNPGNSGGALIDAAGNIVGINSAMYSAASSSSSSDAGSVGLGFAIPINTVKSDLATLRAGGSDS; encoded by the coding sequence ATGACCGAGAGCATCCGCCGCAGCGGCGAGTACGAGAACCACGAGAACCCGTACCAGGCCCCGTACGAGGGCGCCCAGCAGCACGCTTCCGCCCCCGTGGGCTCCTCTCCCGTGGGCTCCTCTCCGGTGAACCCGGAGTGGCCGCCCCCGCCGGCGTACCAGCCGATCGCGCAGCAGGTGCAGCAGCCGGTGCAGCAGCAGCCGGTGCAGCAGCCGGTCGTAGAGCCCACCTCGGTGTGGCCGGGTCAGCCGCAGACCGCATACGCCTCCTCGGCCGATTTCTCGGCCGGTTCCTCGGACGGTTCCTCGGACGGTTCCGGGAGCGGCGACGGCGGGACCGCTCTCCTCACCGCGGTGGCCGTGGAGCCCGCGCCCAAGAAGAAGCGCACCCGCGGCCCGCTGGCGCTGCTCGCCGCCGTGGCGATCGTCGCCGCGGCCATCGGCGGCGGCACGGCGTACGGCATCCAGGAGCTGACCGGCAAGGACCAGGTGGTCTCCTCCTCGACGACCACCAGCGTGGTGCCCTCCAGCAAGCAGGGCGACGTCGCCACGATCGCCGCGGCGGTCAGCCCGAGCGTCGTCGAGATCAGCGCCACCCTCAGCAACGGGTCGTCCACCGGCTCCGGCGTGATCATCACCAGCGACGGCGAGATCGTCACCAACAACCACGTCATCTCCGGGGCCTCCTCGATCAAGGTGACGACCAGCGACGGCAAGTCCTACACCGCCAAGGTCGTCGGCACCGACAGCAAGAAGGACCTCGCGCTGATCAAGCTGGAGAACGCGTCCGGTCTGAAGGCGGCGACCCTCGGCAACTCCGACGGCGTGCAGGTCGGCGACACGGTCGTGGCGATCGGCTCCCCCGAGGGCCTGACCGGCACCGTCACCAGCGGCATAGTCTCCGCCCTGGACCGTGACGTGACCGTCTCGACCGACGAGAGCCAGAGCCAGAGTCAGAGCCAGGGCAGCGAGGGCGGCGACGGGAGCTGGCCCTTCCAGTTCGGCGGTCAGCAGTTCAACGGCGACACCGGCACCTCGACCACGACCTACAAGGCGCTCCAGACCGACGCCTCGCTCAACCCCGGCAACTCCGGCGGCGCGCTGATCGACGCCGCGGGCAACATCGTCGGCATCAACTCCGCGATGTACTCGGCCGCCTCGTCCTCGTCGTCCTCCGACGCCGGCAGCGTCGGCCTCGGCTTCGCCATCCCGATCAACACCGTCAAGTCCGACCTGGCCACACTGCGGGCCGGCGGCTCCGACAGCTGA
- a CDS encoding aerial mycelium formation protein produces MSTPSTGRVLPVEPPEPALAGLSLPELRTLRQGAQRDEADLSYVRRLLQGRIDILRAELARRGVTAGASVVARLSEILTDAPARHRSSARHVTLGTPHSEEYRRLAAEMLAEVELSDLGARTDPELHEAMARLIRYEQQVSRRRQGLQRTADDCGAEITRRYREGEAQVEDLLV; encoded by the coding sequence ATGAGCACACCGAGTACCGGGCGGGTCCTGCCCGTGGAACCGCCCGAGCCCGCCCTGGCCGGGCTGAGCCTGCCCGAGCTGCGCACCCTGCGCCAGGGCGCCCAGCGCGACGAGGCCGACCTCAGTTACGTACGACGGCTGCTCCAGGGCCGGATCGACATCCTGCGCGCGGAGCTCGCTCGGCGGGGCGTGACGGCCGGAGCGTCGGTCGTGGCCCGGCTCTCCGAGATCCTCACCGACGCCCCGGCCCGGCACCGCTCCTCCGCCCGCCACGTCACGCTGGGCACCCCGCACAGTGAGGAGTACCGCCGACTGGCCGCCGAGATGCTCGCCGAGGTCGAACTCTCCGACCTCGGCGCCCGCACCGACCCCGAACTCCATGAGGCGATGGCCCGCCTGATCCGCTACGAACAGCAGGTCTCCCGCCGCCGCCAAGGCCTCCAGCGCACCGCCGACGACTGCGGAGCGGAGATCACCCGGAGGTACCGGGAGGGGGAGGCACAGGTGGAGGACCTGCTCGTGTAG
- a CDS encoding MoaD/ThiS family protein gives MPKVTVRYWAAAKAAAGVAEEPHDADTLAEALTAARARHPGELVRVLQRCSFLVDGDPVGTRDHETVRLADGGTVEVLPPFAGG, from the coding sequence ATGCCCAAGGTCACGGTGCGCTACTGGGCGGCCGCGAAGGCCGCGGCCGGGGTCGCCGAGGAGCCGCACGACGCGGACACCCTCGCCGAGGCACTCACCGCCGCACGCGCGCGACACCCCGGCGAACTCGTGCGTGTCCTGCAGCGATGCTCGTTCCTCGTCGACGGTGACCCCGTGGGCACCCGCGACCATGAGACGGTACGGCTGGCCGACGGCGGCACGGTCGAGGTGCTCCCGCCGTTCGCAGGAGGGTGA
- a CDS encoding DsrE family protein, giving the protein MAKKLVIKVTAGADAPERCSQAFTVAAVAVASGVEVSLWLTGESAWFALPGRAAEFELPHAAPLPDLIDSILAGGRLTLCTQCAARRDITEKDVLDGVRIAGAQVFVQEALGDETQALVY; this is encoded by the coding sequence ATGGCGAAGAAGCTCGTGATCAAGGTGACCGCGGGGGCCGATGCCCCCGAGCGGTGCTCGCAGGCGTTCACGGTGGCGGCGGTGGCCGTGGCCAGCGGGGTCGAGGTGTCCCTGTGGCTGACCGGGGAGTCCGCGTGGTTCGCGCTGCCGGGCCGGGCCGCCGAGTTCGAGCTGCCGCACGCGGCCCCGCTGCCGGACCTGATCGACTCGATCCTGGCCGGCGGCCGTCTCACGCTGTGCACCCAGTGCGCGGCCCGGCGGGACATCACGGAGAAGGACGTCCTGGACGGCGTACGGATCGCGGGCGCGCAGGTGTTCGTACAGGAGGCGCTGGGGGACGAGACGCAGGCGCTCGTCTACTGA
- a CDS encoding DUF3099 domain-containing protein: protein MYARRRHAYFAMMGTCVGLFVLAWAVVRIWSVPVAVGMCVVAMVIPPLAAIVANRRGPDDRWWDDPSGDPKSDEWWDELDGKKRRP, encoded by the coding sequence ATGTACGCGCGACGGCGCCACGCCTACTTCGCCATGATGGGGACCTGCGTCGGTCTCTTCGTCCTGGCCTGGGCGGTCGTGCGCATCTGGTCGGTCCCGGTGGCCGTCGGGATGTGCGTGGTGGCCATGGTCATCCCGCCGCTCGCCGCGATCGTCGCCAACCGCCGAGGCCCCGACGACCGCTGGTGGGACGACCCCTCCGGCGACCCGAAGTCCGACGAGTGGTGGGACGAGCTGGACGGCAAGAAACGCCGGCCGTAG
- a CDS encoding sulfurtransferase has translation MSRSDVLVDADWVEANLDNPNIAIVEVDEDTSAYEKNHIKNAIRIDWTKDLQDPVRRDFVDQEGFEKLLSAKGIGNDTLVILYGGNNNWFASYAYWYFKLYGHEGVKLLDGGRKKWELDARELVDGTDVPARPATDYKAKPQDTSIRAFRDDVVAAIGAQNLVDVRSPDEFSGKLLAPAHLPQEQSQRPGHVPSARNIPWSKNANDDGTFKSDDALKELYADEQVDLAKDTIAYCRIGERSALTWFVLHELLGVENVKNYDGSWTEYGSLVGVPIELGANK, from the coding sequence ATGAGCCGCAGCGACGTCCTGGTAGACGCCGACTGGGTCGAGGCCAACCTCGACAACCCGAACATCGCGATCGTCGAGGTGGACGAGGACACGTCCGCCTACGAGAAGAACCACATCAAGAACGCGATCCGCATCGACTGGACCAAGGACCTCCAGGACCCGGTCCGTCGTGACTTCGTCGACCAGGAGGGCTTCGAGAAGCTCCTGTCCGCGAAGGGCATCGGCAACGACACCCTGGTGATCCTCTACGGCGGCAACAACAACTGGTTCGCGTCCTACGCCTACTGGTACTTCAAGCTGTACGGCCACGAGGGCGTCAAGCTCCTCGACGGCGGCCGCAAGAAGTGGGAGCTGGACGCCCGCGAGCTGGTCGACGGCACCGACGTGCCCGCGCGCCCGGCGACCGACTACAAGGCCAAGCCGCAGGACACGTCCATCCGCGCCTTCCGTGACGACGTCGTCGCCGCGATCGGCGCGCAGAACCTGGTCGACGTCCGCTCGCCCGACGAGTTCTCCGGCAAGCTGCTGGCCCCGGCCCACCTGCCGCAGGAGCAGTCGCAGCGTCCGGGCCACGTCCCGTCCGCCCGCAACATCCCGTGGTCGAAGAACGCCAACGACGACGGCACCTTCAAGTCGGACGACGCGCTCAAGGAGCTCTACGCCGACGAGCAGGTCGACCTGGCGAAGGACACCATCGCGTACTGCCGTATCGGTGAGCGTTCCGCGCTCACCTGGTTCGTGCTGCACGAGCTGCTCGGCGTGGAGAACGTCAAGAACTACGACGGCTCCTGGACCGAGTACGGCTCCCTCGTCGGCGTGCCGATCGAGCTCGGCGCCAACAAGTAA
- a CDS encoding Fur family transcriptional regulator — protein sequence MVSTDWKSDLRQRGYRLTPQRQLVLEAVDTLEHATPDDILVEVRKTASGVNISTVYRTLELLEELELVSHAHLGHGAPTYHLADRHHHIHLVCRDCTNVIEADVEVAAEFRAKLRDTFGFETDMKHFAIFGRCKDCSLKSSTTES from the coding sequence GTGGTGAGCACCGACTGGAAGAGCGACCTCAGGCAGCGCGGCTATCGACTGACGCCGCAGCGCCAGCTTGTCCTCGAAGCTGTGGACACCCTGGAGCACGCGACCCCCGACGACATCCTCGTGGAAGTGAGGAAGACGGCGTCGGGGGTCAACATTTCCACCGTCTACCGGACCCTGGAGCTCCTGGAGGAGCTCGAGCTGGTCAGCCATGCCCATCTGGGGCACGGTGCGCCGACGTACCATCTCGCCGACCGCCACCATCACATCCACCTCGTCTGCCGTGACTGCACGAACGTGATCGAGGCCGATGTCGAGGTGGCCGCCGAGTTCCGGGCCAAGCTGCGCGACACCTTCGGGTTCGAGACCGACATGAAGCACTTCGCGATCTTCGGTCGCTGCAAGGACTGCTCTCTCAAGTCTTCAACTACCGAGTCGTAG
- the dtd gene encoding D-aminoacyl-tRNA deacylase, whose protein sequence is MRAVVQRVDGASVVVDGETVGEIAGEGLCVLVGVTHEDTKEKAAQLARKLWSVRMLHDEKSCSDLDAPLLVVSQFTLYGDARKGRRPTWNAAAPGDVAEPLVDEVVAQLRALGATVATGRFGAQMRVSLTNDGPFTVLIEM, encoded by the coding sequence ATGCGTGCAGTGGTGCAGAGAGTGGACGGCGCGAGCGTCGTCGTGGACGGGGAGACGGTCGGGGAGATCGCCGGCGAGGGCCTGTGCGTCCTGGTCGGGGTCACCCACGAGGACACCAAGGAGAAGGCCGCCCAACTGGCCCGCAAACTGTGGTCGGTTCGCATGCTGCACGACGAGAAGTCATGCTCCGACCTCGACGCCCCGCTCCTCGTCGTCAGCCAGTTCACGCTCTACGGCGACGCCCGCAAGGGCCGCCGCCCCACCTGGAACGCGGCCGCCCCCGGCGACGTCGCCGAGCCCCTCGTCGACGAGGTCGTCGCCCAGCTCCGCGCCTTGGGCGCGACGGTGGCGACGGGCCGCTTCGGCGCGCAGATGCGCGTCTCCCTGACGAACGACGGCCCGTTCACCGTGCTGATCGAGATGTAA
- a CDS encoding LacI family DNA-binding transcriptional regulator, producing MAKVTRDDVARLAGTSTAVVSYVINNGPRPVAPATRERVLAAIKELGYRPDRVAQAMASRRTDLIGLIVPDARQPFFGEMAHAVEQAASERGKMVLVGNSDYVGEREVHYLRAFLGMRVSGLILVSHALNDNAAAEIDAWDARVVLLHERPEAIDDVAVVTDDLGGAQLAVRHLLEHGYEYVACVGGTAETPSVGDPVSDHVEGWRRAMDEAGVSTEGRLFEAPYNRYDAYKVGLELLAGPDRPPAVFCSTDDQAIGLLRAARELRIEVPGELAVAGFDDIKEAALADPPLTTIASDRSAMARAAVDLVLDDGLRVAGSRRERLKVFPSRLVPRRSCGCE from the coding sequence GTGGCCAAGGTGACTCGGGATGACGTGGCGCGACTGGCGGGTACCTCCACCGCCGTCGTCAGCTATGTGATCAACAACGGACCCCGGCCGGTCGCCCCGGCCACGCGCGAGCGTGTCCTCGCCGCCATCAAGGAACTGGGGTACCGGCCCGACCGGGTCGCCCAGGCGATGGCGTCCCGGCGCACCGACCTCATAGGCCTGATCGTGCCGGACGCGCGCCAGCCCTTCTTCGGGGAGATGGCGCACGCGGTCGAACAGGCCGCATCCGAGCGCGGAAAAATGGTGCTCGTCGGCAACTCCGACTACGTCGGCGAGCGCGAGGTCCACTATCTGCGGGCGTTCCTCGGCATGCGCGTCTCGGGGCTCATCCTCGTCAGCCACGCGCTCAACGACAACGCCGCCGCCGAGATCGACGCGTGGGACGCCCGGGTCGTCCTGCTGCACGAGCGGCCCGAGGCCATCGACGACGTCGCCGTCGTCACCGACGACCTCGGCGGCGCCCAGCTCGCCGTACGCCACCTCCTCGAGCACGGCTACGAGTACGTCGCCTGTGTCGGCGGCACCGCGGAGACCCCCTCGGTCGGCGACCCCGTCTCCGACCACGTCGAGGGCTGGCGGCGCGCGATGGACGAGGCCGGGGTGAGCACGGAGGGGCGGCTCTTCGAGGCGCCGTACAACCGCTACGACGCCTACAAGGTGGGCCTGGAACTGCTGGCGGGACCGGACCGGCCGCCGGCCGTCTTCTGCTCCACCGACGACCAGGCGATCGGCCTGCTGCGTGCGGCGCGCGAGCTGCGCATCGAGGTGCCCGGCGAGCTGGCGGTGGCCGGCTTCGACGACATCAAGGAGGCGGCCCTCGCCGACCCTCCTCTGACAACGATCGCATCGGACCGCTCGGCGATGGCCCGCGCGGCGGTGGACCTGGTGCTGGACGACGGGCTGCGGGTCGCGGGCTCGCGGCGCGAGCGGCTGAAGGTGTTCCCGTCGCGGCTGGTGCCGCGTCGGTCGTGCGGCTGCGAATGA
- a CDS encoding FABP family protein, giving the protein MIEIPSDLHKDLVPLAFLLGTWAGAGVHDFPGSEKCNFGQEVTFAHDGRDFLEYRSHTWVLDGDGNKVRPLETESGFWRIDGARKVEVTMTRDDGVIEIWYGELADKKPQIDLVTDAVARTAASRPYTGGKRLYGYVKSDLMWVGEKQTPEVELRPYMSAHLKKVVTPEDVQRWAKALPDDMPDDGIAFFK; this is encoded by the coding sequence ATGATCGAGATCCCGTCCGACCTCCACAAGGACCTCGTCCCCCTCGCCTTTCTGCTGGGCACCTGGGCGGGCGCCGGCGTCCACGACTTCCCCGGCTCCGAGAAGTGCAACTTCGGGCAGGAGGTCACCTTCGCCCACGACGGCCGGGACTTCCTGGAGTACCGCTCCCACACCTGGGTCCTGGACGGCGACGGCAACAAGGTCCGTCCCCTGGAGACCGAGTCCGGCTTCTGGCGGATCGACGGCGCCCGCAAGGTCGAGGTGACGATGACGCGCGACGACGGCGTCATCGAGATCTGGTACGGCGAGCTGGCCGACAAGAAGCCGCAGATCGACCTGGTCACGGACGCGGTGGCCCGCACGGCCGCCTCCCGCCCCTACACCGGCGGCAAGCGTCTGTACGGCTACGTCAAGAGCGACCTCATGTGGGTCGGCGAGAAGCAGACCCCCGAGGTCGAGCTGCGCCCCTACATGTCGGCCCACCTGAAGAAGGTCGTCACCCCGGAGGACGTCCAGCGCTGGGCCAAGGCCCTGCCCGACGACATGCCGGACGACGGGATCGCTTTCTTCAAGTAA
- a CDS encoding alpha/beta hydrolase, with protein MSSSPAGHVAGSTVRPNSETGTRTPLRTFLPTADGISIDSVYDPGAVVYDASAPSARHPVFVIAHGFTGDVDRPQVRRVASALARHGAVVTFSFRGHGRSGGRSTVGDREVLDLAAAVDWARGRGHARVVTVGFSMGGSVVLRHAALYEGTVDAVVSVSAPARWYYRGTAPMRRLHWMVTRPEGRLVGRYGFGTRIHHREWDPVPLSPTEAVPKIAPTPLLIVHGDRDGYFPLDHPRMLAEAAGDHGELWLEPGMGHAEHAADDRLLARIGDWAAARAG; from the coding sequence ATGAGCAGCAGTCCGGCAGGTCATGTGGCGGGTTCCACCGTTCGTCCGAATTCCGAGACGGGCACGCGCACACCATTGCGGACGTTTCTGCCCACCGCCGACGGGATTTCCATCGATTCCGTATACGACCCGGGTGCGGTTGTATACGACGCCTCCGCGCCATCCGCCCGTCACCCGGTGTTCGTGATCGCACATGGGTTCACGGGTGACGTGGACCGCCCGCAGGTACGGCGCGTGGCGTCCGCCCTCGCCCGGCACGGGGCCGTCGTCACCTTCTCCTTCCGCGGCCACGGCCGCTCCGGCGGGCGCTCCACCGTCGGCGACCGCGAGGTCCTCGACCTGGCCGCCGCGGTGGACTGGGCGCGCGGGCGAGGGCACGCGCGCGTGGTGACGGTCGGCTTCTCCATGGGCGGCTCGGTGGTGCTGCGCCACGCGGCGCTCTACGAGGGGACGGTGGACGCCGTCGTCTCGGTGAGCGCGCCCGCCCGCTGGTACTACCGGGGCACCGCCCCCATGCGCCGACTGCACTGGATGGTCACCCGCCCCGAGGGCCGCCTGGTCGGCCGCTACGGCTTCGGCACCCGTATCCACCACCGTGAGTGGGATCCGGTGCCGCTCTCCCCGACGGAGGCCGTCCCGAAGATCGCCCCCACCCCGCTGCTGATCGTGCACGGCGACCGGGACGGCTACTTCCCCCTCGACCACCCCCGGATGCTGGCCGAGGCCGCCGGTGACCACGGCGAACTCTGGCTGGAGCCCGGCATGGGCCACGCTGAGCACGCCGCCGACGACCGTCTGCTGGCCCGCATCGGGGACTGGGCGGCTGCGCGGGCGGGCTAG
- a CDS encoding folate-binding protein YgfZ, whose amino-acid sequence MKSPLLSLPGAVPAEGVDEGVAAHYGDLFREQRALADGTGFVDLSHRGVVTVTGEDRLSWLHLLLTQHVSDLPAGQATEALILSANGHIEHALYLVDDGTTVWAHVEPDTQEALIAYLESMKFFYRVEVADRTADIALVHLPAGSIAAPPADAVVRETPYGRDLFLPRADLESFAEQAAPAAGLLAYEALRVEHHLPRVGFETDHRTIPHELGWIGTAVHLQKGCYRGQETVARVQNLGKPPRRLVFLHLDGSEVHLPPAGTELRVADEAPDGRKIGFITTSVRHHELGPVALALVKRNVPLDAPLLADTTAAAQEAVVEP is encoded by the coding sequence ATGAAGAGCCCTCTGCTGTCCCTGCCCGGCGCCGTCCCCGCCGAGGGCGTGGACGAAGGCGTCGCCGCCCACTACGGCGACCTGTTCCGCGAACAGCGCGCCCTCGCCGACGGCACCGGTTTCGTCGACCTCTCGCACCGCGGGGTCGTCACCGTGACCGGCGAGGACCGGCTGAGCTGGCTGCACCTGCTGCTCACCCAGCACGTCAGCGACCTCCCCGCGGGCCAGGCCACCGAGGCGCTGATCCTCTCCGCCAACGGCCACATCGAACACGCGCTCTACCTCGTCGACGACGGCACGACGGTCTGGGCCCATGTCGAGCCCGACACCCAGGAGGCGCTGATCGCGTACCTGGAGTCGATGAAGTTCTTCTACCGGGTCGAGGTCGCCGACCGCACGGCCGACATCGCGCTCGTCCACCTGCCCGCCGGCTCGATCGCCGCGCCGCCGGCCGACGCGGTCGTGCGCGAGACGCCGTACGGCCGTGATCTCTTCCTCCCGCGCGCCGACCTGGAGTCGTTCGCCGAGCAGGCCGCCCCCGCGGCCGGTCTCCTCGCCTACGAGGCGCTGCGCGTCGAACACCACCTCCCGCGCGTCGGCTTCGAGACCGACCACCGCACGATCCCGCACGAGCTGGGCTGGATCGGCACCGCGGTCCACCTCCAGAAGGGCTGCTACCGCGGCCAGGAGACGGTCGCCCGGGTCCAGAACCTCGGCAAGCCCCCCCGCAGGCTCGTCTTCCTCCACCTGGACGGCAGCGAGGTACACCTGCCCCCCGCCGGCACCGAGCTCCGCGTCGCCGACGAGGCCCCCGACGGCCGTAAGATCGGCTTCATCACCACCTCCGTACGCCACCACGAACTCGGTCCCGTGGCCCTGGCGTTGGTGAAGCGGAACGTACCCCTGGACGCACCGCTGCTCGCCGACACGACGGCGGCGGCCCAGGAAGCGGTGGTAGAGCCCTAG
- a CDS encoding DUF2993 domain-containing protein, with the protein MRALRILLIVVVVLGGLFVLADRLAVHLAQGEVADKLKTTENLAATPDVSIKGFPFLTQVVGGSLDDVEIGIKDYEAVGTDGQKIRIDDLEADMKGVDFSGDYSSATASSATGTATIAYAELLKAAKSEPTQVAPGVTAEVVGLADGGNGKIKVTIEATVLGTKLPQPLSVLSTVTAEGDTVRVHADSLPSFGGVSAAENEVRSITDFEQKIDDLPGGIQLDSVEAAQDGVQIKVKGSNVRLAG; encoded by the coding sequence ATGCGTGCGCTTCGAATACTGCTGATCGTCGTCGTGGTCCTGGGCGGTCTGTTCGTCCTCGCGGACCGCCTCGCCGTCCATCTCGCGCAGGGCGAGGTGGCGGACAAGCTGAAGACCACCGAGAACCTCGCGGCCACCCCGGACGTGTCCATCAAGGGCTTCCCGTTCCTCACCCAGGTCGTCGGCGGCTCCCTGGACGACGTCGAGATCGGCATCAAGGACTACGAGGCGGTCGGCACCGACGGTCAGAAGATCCGTATCGACGACCTCGAGGCCGACATGAAGGGCGTCGACTTCTCCGGCGACTACAGCTCCGCCACCGCCTCCTCGGCCACCGGCACGGCGACCATCGCCTACGCCGAGCTGCTGAAGGCCGCCAAGTCCGAGCCCACTCAGGTCGCGCCGGGCGTCACCGCCGAGGTCGTCGGCCTCGCCGACGGAGGCAACGGCAAGATCAAGGTCACCATCGAGGCGACCGTGCTCGGCACCAAGCTGCCGCAGCCGCTCTCCGTCCTGAGCACGGTCACCGCCGAGGGCGACACCGTCCGTGTGCACGCCGACTCGCTGCCCAGCTTCGGCGGGGTGTCGGCCGCGGAGAACGAGGTGCGCTCGATCACCGACTTCGAGCAGAAGATCGACGACCTGCCCGGCGGCATCCAGCTGGACAGCGTCGAGGCGGCGCAGGACGGTGTGCAGATCAAGGTGAAGGGTTCGAACGTCCGGCTGGCCGGGTAG
- a CDS encoding putative leader peptide: protein MMQRQADLTKRRAVDLCRVAAMLCRTF, encoded by the coding sequence ATGATGCAGCGACAGGCGGATCTCACGAAGCGGCGGGCAGTAGACCTGTGCCGCGTCGCCGCCATGCTCTGTCGCACTTTCTGA
- a CDS encoding DUF1416 domain-containing protein, whose translation MCGAKAGGPDASTIKPGETTIQGQVTRDGEPVVGYVRLLDSTGEFTAEVPTSATGQFRFYAAEGTWTVRALVPGGTADRTVVAQQGGLAEVAIAV comes from the coding sequence ATGTGTGGAGCGAAGGCCGGCGGCCCGGACGCCTCGACGATCAAGCCCGGTGAGACCACGATCCAGGGTCAGGTGACGCGCGACGGCGAGCCGGTGGTCGGATACGTCCGCCTGCTGGACTCGACCGGCGAGTTCACGGCCGAGGTCCCGACCTCGGCGACCGGACAGTTCCGCTTCTATGCGGCCGAGGGCACCTGGACCGTCCGCGCCCTCGTTCCGGGCGGCACCGCGGACCGCACGGTCGTCGCCCAGCAGGGCGGCCTCGCGGAGGTCGCGATCGCCGTCTGA
- a CDS encoding response regulator transcription factor, whose protein sequence is MSSLLLLTNALQPSTEVLPALGLLLHNVRVAPAEGPALVDTPGADVILIDGRRDLPQVRSLCQLLRSTGPGCPLILVVTEGGLAAVTADWGIDDVLLDTAGPAEVEARLRLAMGRQQIVNDDSPMEIRNGDLSVDEATYSAKLKGRVLDLTFKEFELLKYLAQHPGRVFTRAQLLQEVWGYDYFGGTRTVDVHVRRLRAKLGPEHESLIGTVRNVGYRFVTPEKGERATEDAKAKTDRPEQSKAEDADNAAALDAEEVSTEV, encoded by the coding sequence ATGAGTTCTCTGCTGCTCCTGACCAACGCTCTCCAGCCGTCGACGGAGGTGCTCCCCGCGCTGGGCCTCCTGCTGCACAACGTGCGCGTGGCTCCGGCCGAGGGACCCGCTCTCGTCGACACCCCGGGCGCCGACGTCATCCTGATCGACGGACGCCGTGACCTTCCGCAGGTCCGCAGCCTGTGCCAGCTGCTGCGCTCCACCGGCCCGGGCTGTCCGCTCATCCTCGTCGTGACCGAGGGCGGCCTCGCGGCCGTCACCGCCGACTGGGGCATCGACGACGTACTCCTCGACACGGCCGGACCCGCCGAGGTGGAGGCCCGCCTCCGCCTGGCCATGGGCCGCCAGCAGATCGTCAACGACGACTCCCCGATGGAGATCCGCAACGGCGATCTGTCGGTGGACGAGGCGACCTACAGCGCGAAGCTGAAGGGCCGGGTCCTCGACCTCACCTTCAAGGAGTTCGAGCTCCTGAAGTACCTGGCCCAGCACCCGGGCCGCGTCTTCACGCGCGCACAGCTCCTCCAGGAGGTCTGGGGCTACGACTACTTCGGCGGCACCCGCACCGTCGACGTGCACGTACGACGGCTGCGCGCCAAGCTCGGCCCGGAGCACGAGTCGCTGATCGGGACCGTCCGCAACGTCGGTTATCGATTCGTTACGCCCGAGAAGGGCGAGCGCGCGACCGAGGACGCGAAGGCCAAGACGGACCGGCCGGAGCAGTCAAAAGCGGAGGATGCGGACAACGCGGCCGCCCTGGACGCCGAAGAGGTCTCGACGGAGGTGTAG